The proteins below come from a single Rosa rugosa chromosome 2, drRosRugo1.1, whole genome shotgun sequence genomic window:
- the LOC133733173 gene encoding F-box/kelch-repeat protein At3g06240-like isoform X1 codes for MSMSKMKNESFDLHEDVIVKILCRLPVKSLIRFTCVSKRWRSIIISDPQFGKSHLQVASQQGTLCPKVLISIYPTIKAIQGQIPYPFKDDTPWLPSRFQSLEGYSSVNNLTFPSEEKSQRVMASCNGLVLLGEYYKSYFKNLSIWNPSTGFFRKIPSPSFGFEVTKSTEKKNYRSFLYYGFGQVTATDDYKPVLIKPALGDFVDVHVFSLRANLWKVIKAPSSSCIGWIDGQGSLSNGAIHWVNYPIYGVSDPTMVAFDLAEEEFRQVPLPVFNQNEDGVHLRQIKIQVLLGGCLCVWSQDLYGHSEFWVMREYGVPESWVKLIQFSQDDLPNEFTSCSSWDPTFVSEGGTMLIKLLDKKELVWIECRQEENPVCSAQYRIEEFPWAIFDGTLYDETLVSLPEGL; via the coding sequence ATGTCAATGTCGAAGATGAAAAATGAGAGCTTTGATCTACATGAAGATGTTATAGTGAAGATTCTGTGCCGGTTGCCGGTCAAGTCCTTGATCCGGTTCACTTGTGTGTCGAAACGGTGGCGTTCTATTATCATTTCTGATCCTCAATTTGGCAAGTCTCACCTTCAAGTAGCATCACAGCAGGGAACCCTCTGTCCAAAAGTCCTCATCTCCATCTACCCTACAATTAAAGCCATACAAGGTCAAATACCCTATCCTTTTAAAGATGACACGCCTTGGTTACCCTCTCGATTTCAATCCTTGGAAGGTTATTCTTCAGTCAATAATCTCACCTTCCCATCGGAGGAGAAGAGCCAGCGAGTAATGGCCTCGTGCAATGGTTTGGTACTTCTAGGTGAATACTATAAAAGTTACTTTAAGAACTTGTCTATCTGGAATCCATCAACTGGATTTTTTCGCAAAATACCTAGTCCAAGTTTTGGGTTTGAGGTGACAAAatcaacagaaaagaaaaactacaGAAGCTTTTTATATTATGGTTTTGGTCAAGTGACAGCCACTGACGACTACAAGCCTGTTTTGATAAAACCCGCCCTTGGTGATTTTGTGGATGTTCATGTCTTCTCACTCAGAGCCAACCTTTGGAAAGTTATTAAAGCTCCTTCCTCTTCATGCATTGGCTGGATTGACGGACAGGGGAGTCTTTCAAATGGAGCGATTCATTGGGTCAACTATCCCATATATGGGGTATCAGACCCAACTATGGTTGCTTTTGATTTGGCAGAGGAGGAGTTTAGGCAAGTGCCATTGCCTGTTTTCAACCAAAATGAAGATGGCGTGCATTTGAGGCAGATAAAAATTCAGGTTCTTTTAGGTGGATGTCTTTGTGTATGGTCTCAGGATCTTTATGGGCATAGTGAATTTTGGGTGATGAGAGAGTATGGTGTGCCTGAATCTTGGGTTAAACTCATTCAATTTAGTCAAGATGATTTACCAAATGAGTTCACTTCATGCAGTAGCTGGGATCCTACTTTTGTTTCAGAAGGTGGTACAATGTTGATCAAACTGCTTGACAAGAAGGAGTTGGTCTGGATTGAATGCCGTCAAGAAGAGAATCCGGTATGCAGTGCCCAATATAGAATTGAAGAGTTTCCTTGGGCGATATTTGACGGGACTCTATATGATGAAACTTTAGTTTCACTACCTGAAGGATTATGA
- the LOC133733173 gene encoding F-box/kelch-repeat protein At3g06240-like isoform X2, which produces MKNESFDLHEDVIVKILCRLPVKSLIRFTCVSKRWRSIIISDPQFGKSHLQVASQQGTLCPKVLISIYPTIKAIQGQIPYPFKDDTPWLPSRFQSLEGYSSVNNLTFPSEEKSQRVMASCNGLVLLGEYYKSYFKNLSIWNPSTGFFRKIPSPSFGFEVTKSTEKKNYRSFLYYGFGQVTATDDYKPVLIKPALGDFVDVHVFSLRANLWKVIKAPSSSCIGWIDGQGSLSNGAIHWVNYPIYGVSDPTMVAFDLAEEEFRQVPLPVFNQNEDGVHLRQIKIQVLLGGCLCVWSQDLYGHSEFWVMREYGVPESWVKLIQFSQDDLPNEFTSCSSWDPTFVSEGGTMLIKLLDKKELVWIECRQEENPVCSAQYRIEEFPWAIFDGTLYDETLVSLPEGL; this is translated from the coding sequence ATGAAAAATGAGAGCTTTGATCTACATGAAGATGTTATAGTGAAGATTCTGTGCCGGTTGCCGGTCAAGTCCTTGATCCGGTTCACTTGTGTGTCGAAACGGTGGCGTTCTATTATCATTTCTGATCCTCAATTTGGCAAGTCTCACCTTCAAGTAGCATCACAGCAGGGAACCCTCTGTCCAAAAGTCCTCATCTCCATCTACCCTACAATTAAAGCCATACAAGGTCAAATACCCTATCCTTTTAAAGATGACACGCCTTGGTTACCCTCTCGATTTCAATCCTTGGAAGGTTATTCTTCAGTCAATAATCTCACCTTCCCATCGGAGGAGAAGAGCCAGCGAGTAATGGCCTCGTGCAATGGTTTGGTACTTCTAGGTGAATACTATAAAAGTTACTTTAAGAACTTGTCTATCTGGAATCCATCAACTGGATTTTTTCGCAAAATACCTAGTCCAAGTTTTGGGTTTGAGGTGACAAAatcaacagaaaagaaaaactacaGAAGCTTTTTATATTATGGTTTTGGTCAAGTGACAGCCACTGACGACTACAAGCCTGTTTTGATAAAACCCGCCCTTGGTGATTTTGTGGATGTTCATGTCTTCTCACTCAGAGCCAACCTTTGGAAAGTTATTAAAGCTCCTTCCTCTTCATGCATTGGCTGGATTGACGGACAGGGGAGTCTTTCAAATGGAGCGATTCATTGGGTCAACTATCCCATATATGGGGTATCAGACCCAACTATGGTTGCTTTTGATTTGGCAGAGGAGGAGTTTAGGCAAGTGCCATTGCCTGTTTTCAACCAAAATGAAGATGGCGTGCATTTGAGGCAGATAAAAATTCAGGTTCTTTTAGGTGGATGTCTTTGTGTATGGTCTCAGGATCTTTATGGGCATAGTGAATTTTGGGTGATGAGAGAGTATGGTGTGCCTGAATCTTGGGTTAAACTCATTCAATTTAGTCAAGATGATTTACCAAATGAGTTCACTTCATGCAGTAGCTGGGATCCTACTTTTGTTTCAGAAGGTGGTACAATGTTGATCAAACTGCTTGACAAGAAGGAGTTGGTCTGGATTGAATGCCGTCAAGAAGAGAATCCGGTATGCAGTGCCCAATATAGAATTGAAGAGTTTCCTTGGGCGATATTTGACGGGACTCTATATGATGAAACTTTAGTTTCACTACCTGAAGGATTATGA